CGGGCCGGTTGGTTCGTGTTGGCGAGGAAACGCCACCAACACCGGTGCAGATGGCGTGCCTTTACACACATCGTCGCCACCAGGACCCCAAGACACGACTGTTCATGGATTTCATGACCGAACGCGTTGGCAAGGCGGTGCGCTCGGCCGAGGCCAAAGCGATCTAGAGAGACGGGGGCGCTCCCGCCCTCGCATCATGCCCTGACGGGCCCTTGCTCCGTTGGGCCGGGCGCCTCGCCTTCGGCTCGGCGCGGTCCCGCTTGGGGCAACAGGCTCGCCACAAGCGCGACCGCCGAGCGCAGCGAGGCCGGGCCCAACGGGAGGAGGTTTTTCTGCCAAGAAAAATTGCCGACAGGCGGGAGCGCCCCCGGGGCTTTTGGCGTCAACTGCCGCGATAGGTCGAGAAGCCGAATGGCGAAAGCAGCAGCGGCACGTGATAGTGCGCGTCTCCATCAGACATCCCAAAACGGATTGGCACTTGATCGAGGAACAAGGGCTCTTCCGCGGCTTGTCCGCTCGCGCGCAGGTAATCGCCCGCATGAAAGATCAGCTCATAGGTTCCGGTCTCAAAGGTTGCCGTTGGCAGGATCGGGCTGTCCGTGCGGCCATCGTCGTTGGTGACCATCTGTGCAAGCTCCTGTCGCGCCTCTCCGTCAATCCGGAATAGGGTGATCTTCAATCCGGCCGCAGGGCAGCCCTTGGCTGTATCCAGGACATGTGTTGTCAAGTAGCCGCTCATTGCTGTGTCTCCATTGTTCTGCCTTTGGGTGTGCCGCAGCCGCAAAGGCAATGCAAACGTCGCACCTGTGACAGTGTATTCGGGTTTCTTTGAAGGTTAGCTGGGAAAACCTTTTTGTGGGCGATGAAAATGCTGAAACACTATCAATCAGCATTTGATAAACGATCCCGGCTTTCTGCGCTATTCAGGGTTGAGCGCTTCAGAAACAACACCGGAATTCCCCCATGTCTGCCCCTCGTTACCCTCGAAACATGATTGGCTATGGCGCAACGCCCCCCAAGGCCCAGTGGCCGGGTGGGGCCAAGATCGCCGTTCAGATCGTCCTGAACTATGAGGAGGGCGGCGAGAACTGCCTGCTGCACGGGGATGAAGCGTCCGAGGCGTTCCTGTCCGAGATCGTGGGTGCGGCGCAGTGGCCGGGGCAGCGGCATTGGAACATGGAATCCATCTATGAATACGGCGCTCGGGCCGGGTTCTGGCGGTTGCATCGGTTGATGAAGGATCTGCCTGTCACCGTTTACGGCGTGGCCTCGGCTTTGGCGCGCTCTCCTGATCAGGTGGCGGCGATGAAGTCGGCGGGTTGGGAAATCGCCAGCCATGGTCTGAAATGGGTCGAGCACAAGGACATGCCCGAAGAAGACGAGCGCGCGCAGATCGCCGAGGCCGTCCGCCTGCACACCCAAGTGGTGGGGGAACCACCGCGCGGCTGGTATACAGGGCGCTGTTCGATGAACACCGTGCGTTTGGCGGCGGAAGCAGGGATGGACTACATCTCGGACACTTATGACGACGATGTGCCCTATTGGGCCGAGATTGACGGGCGTGATCAGTTGATCATCCCTTACACGCTTGATTGTAACGACATGCGTTTTGCCACGCCGCAGGGGTTCAACTCGGGCGATCAGTTCTTTGCCTATCTCAAGGACAGCTTTGACGCGCTCTATGCTGAGGGCGAAGCGGGCGCGCCCAAGATGATGTCGATCGGGTTGCATTGCCGTCTGATCGGGCGTCCCGGGCGGGTCGTGGCGCTGAAACGGTTCCTGGACTATGCGCAGGGGCATCAGGACGTGTGGTTTGCCACCCGCCTGCAGATTGCCGAACATTGGGCCGCCACGCATCCGCCTGTGAAACATCCGCGCCCGTCGCAGATGGCGCGCGCGGAGTTTGTCGACACTTATGGCGGCATCTTTGAACACTCGGCTTGGATCGCTGAGCGGGCCCATGATCTGGAGTTGGGGCCGGCGCATGATACGGCAGGCGGGCTGCACAACGCGCTGGCGCGGATGTTCCGCTCGGCCAGCGACGAAGAACGTCTGGGCGTGCTGACGGCGCACCCGGATCTGGCTGGGAAGCTGGCGCAGGCCAAACGGCTGACAGCGGAAAGCACGTCCGAGCAGGCCTCGGCTGGGCTTGATGCGCTGACGGATGACGAGCGCGCATTCTTCACTGAACTAAATCAAACTTACGTGGATAAGTTTGGCTTTCCCTTCATCATTGCAGTGCGCGATCACAACAAGACCTCGATCCTTGAGGCGTTCCAGCGCAGGATCGACCATGATCGCGACACCGAGTTTGCCGAGGCATGCCGACAGGTTGAACGCATTGCCGAATTCCGCCTGCGGGACATCCTGCCGTCATGAGCCAGCAGATAGCCATTCAGCCGATCTCGGCCCAAGCCTTTGCACCCTTTGGCGAGGTGATCGAGGTTGCGGGAGAGCCCGACAAGATCATCAACCAGGGACAATGCGGGCGCTATCACGACCGGGCCTCGCTGGACTTTATCGAAGGACGCGCCGGGGTGAGCCTGTTCAATGCTAACCCGCGGTCGCTGCCTTACACGCTGGAACTGGTCGAACGGCACCCCGAAGGCAGCCAGCTGTTCATCCCGATGACGGAACATCCCTTTCTGGTGATCGTCGCCAAGGATGAACTCGGCACGCCGGGGCGCCCGCTGGCCTTTGAGACAAAAGCAGGGCAGGCGATCAATTTTCACCGGGGCACATGGCACGGGGTTTTGACCCCGCTGCATGCGCCGGGACTGTTTGCGGTCGTCGACCGCATCGGGGAAGGGGCCAATCTAGAAGAGCATTGGTTCGACACCCCATTCGTGGTGGCACGGCTCGGATAAGGGCGGCCACCAAATCAGAAGCCGCCAGACAAAGAAGCGGCAAGACCCCCATGAGACCCACAAGGGAGGACAGTGAGATCATGGCCGACACTTCGATAGGAACCGCGGCACAGCTGCGCGATCCGAATTACACACCGGCGCTGCACAAGGCGGTACCGCTTGGCATTCAGCATGTGCTGGCAATGTTTGTGTCAAACATCACACCCGCCATCATCATCTCGGGCGCGGCCGGTTTTGGATTTGGCTCGGACGCAGGAGCGCAGGGTTTCCCTGACATGACCTATCTGATCCAGATGTCGATGCTCTTTGCAGGCGTCGCAACGCTGTTTCAGACCATCGGCATGGGTCCCGTGGGCGCGCGACTGCCCATCGTGCAAGGCACAAGTTTCGCTTTTATCCCGATCATGATCCCGCTGGTGGCGGGCAAAGGGGTCGAGGCGCTGCCTGCGCTCTTTGGCGGCGTTCTGATTGGTGGGCTGTTCCATACGCTGTTGGGGACCGTGATCGGCCGCATCCGATTTGCTCTGCCGCCTTTGGTAACCGGCCTCGTCGTGACGATGATTGGTCTGTACCTGGTGCGCGTGGGTATCGAATATGCTGCTGGCGGTGTACCTGCCAAGGCGTTCAACAACCCGGAGTACGGCAGCCTATTAAACTGGTCTGTGGCGCTGGTGGTGATCTTTGTCACGCTAGGGATGAAGTTCTTTGCGCGCGGGATGTTGTCTGTGTCCGCGGTGCTGATCGGGATCGTCGCGGGCTACATCTATTCGATGTTCTTTGGTCTGGTGAGTTTTGAAGGGATCAGCCAGAGCTGGAACCGCGCTGCTGCCTTTGGTCTGCCGATACCGTTCAAATACGGGATCGATTTTAGCCTGGCGGCGGTCATCGGCTTCTGTCTGATGTCGTTTGTCAGCGCGGTCGAAACCGTGGGTGACGTGAGCGGCATCACCAAAGGGGGCGCAGGGCGTGAGGCGACCGATAAGGAGATCCAGGGCGCGACCTTTGCCGACGGTATCGGTTCGGCGATCGCAGGTCTGTTTGGCGGTTTCCCCAACACATCGTTCAGCCAGAATGTGGGCCTGATCGCGATGACAGGCGTGATGAGCCGTCATGTGGTGACCATCGGCGCGATCTTCCTGATCGTTTGCGGGCTTATCCCCAAGGTGGGCGCGCTGATCCGCACAATCCCCATCGAGGTTCTGGGCGGCGGCGTTATCGTGATGTTCGGGATGGTTGTCTCGGCCGGTGTTTCGATGCTGTCGGACGTGAACTGGAACCGCCGCAACATGGTGATCTTTGCAATAGCCCTGTCGATTGGGTTTGGGTTGCAGCTGGAGGTGATGAACCTGAAACCGGGATCGCCGAACGCGTTGCAATACTTGCCGGACACGCTGCGCATTCTAGCGGCCTCGGGTATCCTGCCAGCGGCGTTGATCGCCATCGTGCTGAACCTGATCCTGCCCGAAGAACTGGCGGATGAGGCAACCGAGGAAGTGTCCGGCGGCATGTCCGGTCACGGATCGGGTAGTTTGCCTGGAGAGTAATCGGGAGCTCCCGCCCGGTCGGGACGCATCAAAGATGCGCCCGCCGACCGGTTGGGCCGGGCGCCACGCCGCACCAAGCTAAAGCTCGGTGCGGCGTGGCGCGGTTTCGAGATACTGAGAGTTAGGTGGCCATCCGCATTGCCACATCAAGCATCCGCGCAGAGAACCCCCATTCATTGTCATACCAACCGAAGACGCGCACTTGCCGTGCGCCGGTCATGCGGGTTTCCGGCTCGGCGATGATCAGCGACTCGGGTCTGTTGCGCAGGTCTGACGAGACCAGCGGCATATCGGTCCATCCCAGGACGGGAGAGGTCAAAACCTGCCGATGCAGTTGATCCCGGAACGTTGCCTCGTCCATATCTGTCGACAGTTGCGCCACCAGATCCACCGCCGATACGCTTGCCGTTGGCACCCGTACTGCTGCACCGCTGATCTTGCCCGCGAGATGGGGCAGCACCGTGTCGATCAGATGCGTGGCTGACGAAGTTGTGGGCACCATTGAAAGCGCTGCCGCCCGCGATCGGGCCAGATCGCCGCGCGGGGCATCCACCAGCGGTTGGCTGTTGGTGTAGCAGTGGATCGTCGTCATATGCGCGGTTTCAATGCCCGCGATGTCGTCGATCACCTTGACCAGCGGGGCCAGCCCGTTGGTCGTACACGACGCGTTCGACACGATCCGGGCGTTGCCCAGTTCATCTTCGTTCGCGCCCAGAACGATGGTCACTTCGGCCGCCGGTGAGGGCCCCGAGATCAGCACCTTGCCCGCGCCCGCCGTCAGACCGCGCGCCGCCACATCCGACGTGCGCGCGATCCCGGTGCAATCCAGCAGCACGTCAACGCCGCTCAAGTCGACGCGGGTCAGGTCAGGGCTGTGAGTGATCGGGATGGTGCGGCCATCGACCACCAGTGCCTCGTCCCCCGCCAGGACTGCGCCGGGATAGGGGCCGAATGTACTGTCGTATTTGAACAGATACGCGCAAGTGTCGAGCGGGGCGATGTCATTGATCTGCACCACCTCGACGTCGGAATCCTGCGGCAGGGCAAGCACCTGTCGCAGGATCGTGCGGCCGATGCGGCCGAATCCGTTGATCGCCAGTTTCATGGGCGAAGATATGGCAGGGCTAGAAATCGACCTCAATGGCTGTTCCACGTTGGATCGCAAGTTCCAGTGCGGCAGAGGCCACGGCGAGGTCCT
This Falsiruegeria litorea R37 DNA region includes the following protein-coding sequences:
- a CDS encoding ureidoglycolate lyase, coding for MSQQIAIQPISAQAFAPFGEVIEVAGEPDKIINQGQCGRYHDRASLDFIEGRAGVSLFNANPRSLPYTLELVERHPEGSQLFIPMTEHPFLVIVAKDELGTPGRPLAFETKAGQAINFHRGTWHGVLTPLHAPGLFAVVDRIGEGANLEEHWFDTPFVVARLG
- a CDS encoding uracil-xanthine permease family protein codes for the protein MADTSIGTAAQLRDPNYTPALHKAVPLGIQHVLAMFVSNITPAIIISGAAGFGFGSDAGAQGFPDMTYLIQMSMLFAGVATLFQTIGMGPVGARLPIVQGTSFAFIPIMIPLVAGKGVEALPALFGGVLIGGLFHTLLGTVIGRIRFALPPLVTGLVVTMIGLYLVRVGIEYAAGGVPAKAFNNPEYGSLLNWSVALVVIFVTLGMKFFARGMLSVSAVLIGIVAGYIYSMFFGLVSFEGISQSWNRAAAFGLPIPFKYGIDFSLAAVIGFCLMSFVSAVETVGDVSGITKGGAGREATDKEIQGATFADGIGSAIAGLFGGFPNTSFSQNVGLIAMTGVMSRHVVTIGAIFLIVCGLIPKVGALIRTIPIEVLGGGVIVMFGMVVSAGVSMLSDVNWNRRNMVIFAIALSIGFGLQLEVMNLKPGSPNALQYLPDTLRILAASGILPAALIAIVLNLILPEELADEATEEVSGGMSGHGSGSLPGE
- a CDS encoding type I glyceraldehyde-3-phosphate dehydrogenase: MKLAINGFGRIGRTILRQVLALPQDSDVEVVQINDIAPLDTCAYLFKYDSTFGPYPGAVLAGDEALVVDGRTIPITHSPDLTRVDLSGVDVLLDCTGIARTSDVAARGLTAGAGKVLISGPSPAAEVTIVLGANEDELGNARIVSNASCTTNGLAPLVKVIDDIAGIETAHMTTIHCYTNSQPLVDAPRGDLARSRAAALSMVPTTSSATHLIDTVLPHLAGKISGAAVRVPTASVSAVDLVAQLSTDMDEATFRDQLHRQVLTSPVLGWTDMPLVSSDLRNRPESLIIAEPETRMTGARQVRVFGWYDNEWGFSARMLDVAMRMAT
- the puuE gene encoding allantoinase PuuE, with protein sequence MSAPRYPRNMIGYGATPPKAQWPGGAKIAVQIVLNYEEGGENCLLHGDEASEAFLSEIVGAAQWPGQRHWNMESIYEYGARAGFWRLHRLMKDLPVTVYGVASALARSPDQVAAMKSAGWEIASHGLKWVEHKDMPEEDERAQIAEAVRLHTQVVGEPPRGWYTGRCSMNTVRLAAEAGMDYISDTYDDDVPYWAEIDGRDQLIIPYTLDCNDMRFATPQGFNSGDQFFAYLKDSFDALYAEGEAGAPKMMSIGLHCRLIGRPGRVVALKRFLDYAQGHQDVWFATRLQIAEHWAATHPPVKHPRPSQMARAEFVDTYGGIFEHSAWIAERAHDLELGPAHDTAGGLHNALARMFRSASDEERLGVLTAHPDLAGKLAQAKRLTAESTSEQASAGLDALTDDERAFFTELNQTYVDKFGFPFIIAVRDHNKTSILEAFQRRIDHDRDTEFAEACRQVERIAEFRLRDILPS
- the uraH gene encoding hydroxyisourate hydrolase codes for the protein MSGYLTTHVLDTAKGCPAAGLKITLFRIDGEARQELAQMVTNDDGRTDSPILPTATFETGTYELIFHAGDYLRASGQAAEEPLFLDQVPIRFGMSDGDAHYHVPLLLSPFGFSTYRGS